In one Grus americana isolate bGruAme1 chromosome 1, bGruAme1.mat, whole genome shotgun sequence genomic region, the following are encoded:
- the LOC129205104 gene encoding collagen alpha-1(I) chain-like produces MGQVNCCRGPRDDPDPVQQCTPVPASPQPLLRQRVRLSQGRATRKRDLLLFGDALVIAKPKPPEGVEGARVTQLPSIKLLLQELSGHNAATTLHASSLQRLVQGQAQAGAEQRPPPVPSGGSSERGLGPSAGECGCRRRGQDGPSPLLCPAATPAALALLLPFPQGTAVPIALRRDRAEPRGPSLPNGAPLPLPLPLPLPCFQRRGDSAQRPRERSPGASPPPRLFALLSLAAGGTRRRRRGLPWPFARRRGSSAAAEAAGQSGSGGRGALFGQPLAALCSQDGTLPQPIQVSKPGQGVPIPLAPADRRCPRQRKPGWGSGTKPAPPRGGPPPPATPLSRPGESRAGHTGSCPGGREGGRERGRDLLALLAEHGPSTEGIFRLAVKEHVSRELREALDSGAEVHLESQPAHVLAVLLKDFLRKIPSKLLGAELYEEWMSALQKTSRQEKLAALREVAGKLPQANLLLLKSLLSLLQRISRNAASSRMTAGNLAICVGPNLLSPPEEQTLPLDALVQVTGQVRRV; encoded by the exons ATGGGCCAGGTGAACTGCTGCCGCGGCCCCAG GGACGACCCTGACCCCGTGCAGCAGTGCACGCCTGtcccagcatcaccccagcCGCTGCTCCGCCAGCGCGTGCGGCTGAGCCAGGGCCGTGCGACGAGGAAGAGGGACCTCCTCCTCTTCGGCGACGCCTTGGTCATCGCCAAGCCCAA GCCACCAGAAGGAGTGGAAGGAGCCCGGGTGACCCAGCTGCCCTCCATcaagctcctgctgcaggagctgagcggCCACAATGCC GCCACGACGCTGCAcgccagcagcctgcagaggctggtCCAGGGCCAGGCACAG GCTGGTGCAGAGCAGCGGCCACCTCCCGTCCCCTCCGGCGGCAGCAGCGAACGTGGCCTTGGCCCCTCGGCTGGTGAGTGCGGATGCAGAAGACGGGGGCAGGACggcccttctcccctcctctgcccggCGGCCACTCCTGCTGCactggcgctgctgctgcccttcccgCAGGGCACGGCCGTCCCCATCGCTCTGCGGCGGGACAGAGCTGAGCCCCGGGGCCCCTCGCTCCCAAACGGCgcccctctgcctctgcctctgcctctgcctctgccttgcTTTCAGCGGCGGGGGGACAGCGCCCAGAGGCCCCGGGAGCGCTCGCCCggcgcttctcctcctccacggCTCTTTGCTCTCTTGTCCTTGGCAGCAGGCGGGAcccgcaggaggaggagggggctgccctggcccttcGCACGGCGGCGAGGCAGCTCGGCCGCTGCAGAGGCAGCCGGGCAGTCGGGCTCTGGCGGCAGGGGGGCTCTCTTcggccagcccctggcagctctctgcagccaggACGGCACGCTGCCCCAGCCCATCCAGGTAAGCAAGCCTGGCCAGGGGGTGCCCATCCCGCTGGCTCCTGCGGACAGGCGCTGTCCCCGGCAGAGGAAGCCCGGCTGGGGCTCGGGGACAAAGCCGGCTCCTCCCCGCGGGggtcccccacctccagccacCCCTCTGTCCCGCCCCGGGGAAAGCAGAGCCGGCCACACTGGCTCCTGCcccggagggagggagggagggagggagagagggagg GACCTGCTGGCTCTCCTGGCCGAGCACGGGCCATCCACGGAGGGGATCTTCCGGCTGGCGGTCAAGGAGCACGTCTCCCGGgagctgagggaggccctcgACAGCGGCGCAGAGGTCCACCTCGAAAGCCAGCCTGCGCACGTGCTGGCCGTCCTCCTGAAG GACTTCCTGCGGAAGATCCCCTCTAAGCTCCTCGGGGCAGAGCTGTACGAGGAGTGGATGAGCGCCCTGCAGAAgaccagcaggcaggagaagctggcagcACTCAGGGA gGTGGCCGGCAAGTTGCCCCAGgccaacctcctgctcctcaagagcttgctgtccctgctgcaaaGGATCAGCAGAAACGcggccagcagcaggatgacTGCCGGCAACCTGGCCATCTGCGTGGGGCCGAACCTGCTCAGCCCACCCGAGGAGCAGACGCTGCCCCTGGACGCCCTGGTGCAGGTGACGGGGCAGGTACGCCGTGTTTAG